The genomic segment AAGGCATGAGCCAAATTTATAGCGGAAGTTATTTTTTGATCATGGCTATATAGAAGGGGAGATAAAAATGCCATATAGTCGAATTAAGTCGGCACTGGGTAAATTTGAGCCATATATATTCAACACAGTAAATATAGTTGTCATGCTTATCGTAATCTTTGTAACGGTGTATCCGTTCTGGAACACTGTTGCAGTATCATTTAATAATTCACAGGATACTTTGCGTGGTGGAATTACTTTTTTTCCCCGCCAATTTTCTCTGTATAATTATAAAACTGTATTTGGAAACGATCTACTTGTTACCGCAGCTATAAATTCCGTACTTCGTACATTATTGTCTACGGTTTTAGGAATTTTTATTTCTGCACTAATAGCTTTTGTACTTTCCCGGCGTGAATTTTTATGGCGTAAATTTGCTACTAGGTATTTTGTTGTAACTATGTACGTATCAGCCGGTTTGATTCCCAATTACTTTATTATAAAGGATCTGCATCTATTAAATAACTTTTTGGTGTATATTATTCCAGGATTGATCAATGTTTTTAATGTAATTGTTATTAAAACCTATATGCAATCCATACCTGCTGAGATTACCGAGGCAGCGATTATTGATGGAGCAGGCTATTTTCGGTGCTTTATCCAGATTATTTTGCCATGCTGCAAGCCGGTTTTGGCTACTGTAGCACTGTGGTGTGCAGTTGGAGCGTGGAACTCGTGGTTTGACACATTTCTCTATTGTTCCAGTAAAGAGAATTTGACTACTCTGCAGTACGAGATGATGAAAATGATTTCAGCTTCCATGAATGCAGGTACATATAAATCCGGGGCTGATATTTATGGGAGCGGGGTTGCAATAGACTCTGTGACTCCGGTTTCTATACGAGCTGCAGTCACTGTTGTAGCTTCTGTTCCGATTTTATTTGTATATCCCTTCCTTCAAAAATATTTCATTAAAGGTATTACAATCGGTTCAGTTAAAGGTTAGTATATTATTACATATGATAATAAAAAACAAATTTATATATTACAAGGAGGTTTTTGTGTGGATAAAGGTGCGTTTTTTACAAATAATTACCCAAATTTATTTATATGTCTTGGTATATCCGAGGCAGAGGTTGATAAGAAGATAAAGGATACATTTGAAACCATTTTTTTTAATGCGGTAGAGCGGTTTTATTTTGAAAAGGGCGAAAGTATGGGTTATATACTGGATACGGGAAATAATGACGCCAGGTCGGAAGGCATGAGCTATGGGATGATGATGGCTGTTCAGATGGACAGGAAAGATATTTTTGATCGGCTGTGGCTTTTTTCAAAAACTTATATGTACCAGGAAAAAGGCAAATATCAGGGGTATTTTGCATGGTCTGTTTCCACGGAAGGCATTAAAAATGCTGAAGGCCCGGCACCTGACGGTGAAGAGTATTTTGCGATGGCACTTTTCTTTGCCAGCAAGAGGTGGGGAGACGGAAAGCCTCCATTTGACTATAGTGTCCAGGCAAGAGATATTCTTAAGCACTGTATCCATCAATCGGAAATGGTTGAGGGTGGTGATCCCATGTGGGACAGTAAAAATTATTATATAAAGTTTGTGCCTGAGGCTCCATTTACAGATCCTTCCTATCATCTGCCGCATTTTTATGAATTGTTTGCTGTTATGGCTGATGAGAAGGACAGGCCATTCTGGAAGAAAGCTGCTGAAGAAAGCCGAAAGTTCTTACATATAACATGTGACAAGGATACGGGTATGGCACCGGAATATTCAGAATTTGACGGTACTCCCAAACATTTGATTAATGAGGGACAATTCTACTCAGATTCATATCGTGTTGCTATGAACATTGGTTTGGACGCTGCGTGGTTTAATAGGGATGAAAGCTTAAGCGGTATTGTTGACAGGCTTCAGTCATATTTTAGTGAAAACACAAAGCTCGGAGAGTACCACTCATATACAATAAAGGGTGAGCCTTTGGAGCAGCCTGCATTGCACCCAGTTGCAATTATTGCAACCAATGCTGCAGGATCACTGGCTGCAAAAGGAAAGTACCGCATGGAATGGGTGAAAAATTTTTGGAATTTGCCGCTACGAAAAGGTGAACGACGTTACTATGACAACTGCTTGTATTTCTTCAGCTTGTTGATGCTTGCAGGGCAATACAAAATTTATTTATAATGCTTATTTTTATAAATAGTTTTAAGATAAATGCCGATTATTATTATTGTTATTATAAGCTGTCAATGTATTGTATTAATACAATGTTGCACTTAAAGGTAGGTATATTGTATGATTAATAATTCCGAGTCTGCAACAGTTTTTAAAAAGAATGACTCACGTCGGCTTACTATTGGAGTATTAAAAAGTCAGATGGTTGACCAAAGAGACATTCTTATGATTGAGGGCTTGAAACAGGCAGCTAAAGAGAATGATGTAAATTTAATAGTCTATTGCGGCGGTATGATTGTTTCTCCGGATGATATTGATTTACAAGCTATTGCAATTTTTGACTTTGTGGATAAAAATAGATTGGATGGACTTATTATATGGACTGGAAATATAAATTGGCATGCCAGCACTGAATTTACAGAAAGGTTTGTTAAAAAGTATAATTTCCTACCGGTAGTAAGCCTTGAAATTAAAGTAGACGGTATAACAAGCATACTGTGGGATGATTATAATGGTATGAGGGACGCTTTGATTCATCTCATAGAGGTGCATCAATGCAAACGAATCGGTTTTGTTATGGGGGCTTCACCTTCAAGTTTATACCAAAGATATGAAGCTTATATTGATACTCTTACCGAATATGGAATCCCTATAGATATGAACCTAATTATTGACCAGGAAACATTATATAATTATCAAAATATTATTGAGTATGCTGTTTATATGGATCGAAGTATTTTTGTTGAACAGGGAATAATAGAAAACTTTGAAAAGAGTATCAAGGTAATAGAGAATTTATGGGAGGCAGATATTGAGGCTCTGGCATGCTGTAATGACTTGAATGCCAGGACTGTATATAGAGTTTTAAAAGCAAGAAACCTTCCCATAATACCTATTGTTGGCTTTGATGATGACCCGGAGAGCAGAGCTGTTAGTCCTGCTTTGACGGCAGTACGTCCTCCGATCTATGAGATGGGTAAGCGTGCAGTAGAAGTAATAATTGCCAAAATAAAAGGATTACAAACTCTTGAAACAGAAACACTTCCATGCAGTTTAATAGTTCGTCAAAGCTGCGGTTGTCCTTGCAGTTCAGTAAGGAAGGAAGAAATATATAAAGAAAGGTTGCAGCAGTATCTAGTTCAATCAAAATCAAAAAATGTTAATGCAGCAAAATTTGAAAAAATCATTAATAGTGCTGTTGCTGTTCCCGATGATATTGATGCTAACTGGGCTGAAAAACTACTAAAAGCATTATTGAATGATGTTCATGGAGAAAGCGGGGCTTTTACCGATTACATTAAAAACTTTTTTGTTTATACACAAAACAAAAAATACATAGAATTTTTTCAGGATATTATTTTAGTTATGCACATTTTCGTAGATTTCCTAATTATGGATCAGGGTTTGGAGCATTATACAGCTAAAAAGCTTTTACAGCAAGGAACAGCCCTAATTGCAGATATGAGGGTACGTTTGGAAATGAGCAAAAGATTGAAACAAACCCAGAGGCATTTTGATATAGTTACATTTTCACAGAGAATTAGCAATACATATGATATCAATGAAATTTTAGGAAAAATAGCAGATGGATTAAGGTATTTAGGGGTTTCATCCTGTTATATGTCGATATATGAAAATGGTGATGTTTCTACTGATAAAGCCCGTCTTTTACTGGCTTATAACGAAAACGGCTATATAAAAATTTCTCAGGATTGCATTTATCCTTCAGAAAGGCTTGTACCTGAAGATGTACTGACATATGATAAAAGCTTTAATTTTGTTTTAAGACCTTTGCATTTTAGAAAGAGGAATATTGGGTTTATATTGCTCAAAGATACTCTGGAGGATTCGTCAGAATATAAACGACTAACTGAAGTTATAAGTAACACTATGTATAGTGTTATTTTGGTGGACGAGCTAAAAAGTAAGGCTCAGGAACTTATAAAAATTAATAGTGAGCTTGAATCGGCATACAGTTTACTTAAAGATAACCAGCAAAAGTTGATTTCTTCAGAAAAAATGGCATCATTAGGTCGGCTTACAGCTGGGATTGCACATGAAATGAATACTCCCCTGGCTGCAGTAAGCACATCACTAAAAGAATTTGAAGAACTTTTAAATGAGTATTACCAATCGATAGGAAACCCAAATGTTCTGCCTGAAGACCACAGATTAATAGCTAAAGATATGATGAAATGTTTAAGATTAGCAATTCAGGCTGCTGAAAAAAGTGCAGGTTTTATAAAAGGTATCAAATCTCAGACCTCAAATATGAATACATCGAACTCTCAGGTTTTCAATGCTGCCGATGTTACAAAAGATGCCTTATCAATATTGGACTTCGCAATAAGAAAAGGAAATTGTAAGCTCAGTACAAATTTTGATAATTCAATTAAAATTTATGGGGATCCCAATAGGTTCGTACAGATGGCTACCAATCTAGTTATAAATTCTATTGATGCTTGTAAACCTGATGGCGGAAATATATCAATAGTAATTGAAAATTATGGAGATGGCATTGCAAAGATTACATTTCAAGATACAGGATGTGGAATACCAGATGAAATTAAAGAACGAATATTTGATCCTATGTTTACAACCAAGCCTTTTGGAGAAGGAACAGGTTTGGGATTAAGCATAGTTCATGACCTTGTAAATGAGTTTAATGGAAGGATCAACGTAGAAAGCCAAAAAGGATTAACATCTTTTTTTATATTTTTACCGATAAAACAGGAATAAAAATAGGATAGGTATAAAATATGAGTCATAATTTTGGAACTAGGCAATTATATGGCAAGAAAAGCATGCGTCCAACTATCGGAGTTATAAAAAACAATAGGGTCAATTACAGGGAGATTCTTCAAAACCAAGGTCTTAAATTTGCAGCACAAAAAAATGATGTGAACTTAATCATATATTCAGGAGGTATGATTAATTTCCCTGATGAATTGGAATCTACTGCTATTTACGATTTTGTTGATACTAATAAGTTGGATGGGCTCATTATTTGGACTGGAAATATAAACTGGCTTACCAGCCCTGAGGAAACAAATAGTT from the Pseudobacteroides sp. genome contains:
- a CDS encoding carbohydrate ABC transporter permease; translation: MPYSRIKSALGKFEPYIFNTVNIVVMLIVIFVTVYPFWNTVAVSFNNSQDTLRGGITFFPRQFSLYNYKTVFGNDLLVTAAINSVLRTLLSTVLGIFISALIAFVLSRREFLWRKFATRYFVVTMYVSAGLIPNYFIIKDLHLLNNFLVYIIPGLINVFNVIVIKTYMQSIPAEITEAAIIDGAGYFRCFIQIILPCCKPVLATVALWCAVGAWNSWFDTFLYCSSKENLTTLQYEMMKMISASMNAGTYKSGADIYGSGVAIDSVTPVSIRAAVTVVASVPILFVYPFLQKYFIKGITIGSVKG
- a CDS encoding glycosyl hydrolase family 8, coding for MDKGAFFTNNYPNLFICLGISEAEVDKKIKDTFETIFFNAVERFYFEKGESMGYILDTGNNDARSEGMSYGMMMAVQMDRKDIFDRLWLFSKTYMYQEKGKYQGYFAWSVSTEGIKNAEGPAPDGEEYFAMALFFASKRWGDGKPPFDYSVQARDILKHCIHQSEMVEGGDPMWDSKNYYIKFVPEAPFTDPSYHLPHFYELFAVMADEKDRPFWKKAAEESRKFLHITCDKDTGMAPEYSEFDGTPKHLINEGQFYSDSYRVAMNIGLDAAWFNRDESLSGIVDRLQSYFSENTKLGEYHSYTIKGEPLEQPALHPVAIIATNAAGSLAAKGKYRMEWVKNFWNLPLRKGERRYYDNCLYFFSLLMLAGQYKIYL
- a CDS encoding ATP-binding protein, with amino-acid sequence MINNSESATVFKKNDSRRLTIGVLKSQMVDQRDILMIEGLKQAAKENDVNLIVYCGGMIVSPDDIDLQAIAIFDFVDKNRLDGLIIWTGNINWHASTEFTERFVKKYNFLPVVSLEIKVDGITSILWDDYNGMRDALIHLIEVHQCKRIGFVMGASPSSLYQRYEAYIDTLTEYGIPIDMNLIIDQETLYNYQNIIEYAVYMDRSIFVEQGIIENFEKSIKVIENLWEADIEALACCNDLNARTVYRVLKARNLPIIPIVGFDDDPESRAVSPALTAVRPPIYEMGKRAVEVIIAKIKGLQTLETETLPCSLIVRQSCGCPCSSVRKEEIYKERLQQYLVQSKSKNVNAAKFEKIINSAVAVPDDIDANWAEKLLKALLNDVHGESGAFTDYIKNFFVYTQNKKYIEFFQDIILVMHIFVDFLIMDQGLEHYTAKKLLQQGTALIADMRVRLEMSKRLKQTQRHFDIVTFSQRISNTYDINEILGKIADGLRYLGVSSCYMSIYENGDVSTDKARLLLAYNENGYIKISQDCIYPSERLVPEDVLTYDKSFNFVLRPLHFRKRNIGFILLKDTLEDSSEYKRLTEVISNTMYSVILVDELKSKAQELIKINSELESAYSLLKDNQQKLISSEKMASLGRLTAGIAHEMNTPLAAVSTSLKEFEELLNEYYQSIGNPNVLPEDHRLIAKDMMKCLRLAIQAAEKSAGFIKGIKSQTSNMNTSNSQVFNAADVTKDALSILDFAIRKGNCKLSTNFDNSIKIYGDPNRFVQMATNLVINSIDACKPDGGNISIVIENYGDGIAKITFQDTGCGIPDEIKERIFDPMFTTKPFGEGTGLGLSIVHDLVNEFNGRINVESQKGLTSFFIFLPIKQE